The Microterricola viridarii genome segment CGAGCAGGGCCATGCTCCGATCGCTGATGTGCGCGGCCGGGCCCGCCCAAGCAGCGGATGACGCAGAGTTCGCCCTGGCCCAAGAACCCTCGTGGAGCGCATGGCGGGAGCAAGCACTCTGCCTCGGCGGAGAGGCAGAGTTGCTGCGCGGAGACGGGGCAGCGGCGCAGGCATACTTTGCCGAGGCAGCCGACCTCGCCCTCGTGCACGACAACGCCGGCGTGCAAGCGCTGAGCGACGCCGAGTTCGCGCTGATCGCCATGGACAAAGGCCGCTGGGCCGAGGCAGCGCCCCGGGTGGCGAGCGCGATGGGATCCGTCGAACTGCATCGTCTGCAGGACTACGCCATCGCCGTGCCCGGCGTCGTAGCCGCCGCGAGGCTGGCGCTGCATGACGGCGACCTGGAGCGCACCGAACGGCAGCTGACCAAGGCCATGCGCGCGCGGCCGGTCTGCACGTATGCCGCGCCGGCACTGGCGACGCGCGTTCGCCTGTACCTCGCAAAATGCTATTGGGCTCTCGGCGATCACGTGACCGCGCGGCACTTGATGCGCGAGATCGACGACATCCTGATGCACCGCCCGGCCCTCGGGGCCCTGCTGGCCGAGGTTGACGGGCTGCGCGAGCTCATCTCCGCGAGTGCCGGCGGCCCAGGCGGGTACACCCCGCTCACCCCCGCCGAGTTGCGCCTGCTGCCGTATCTGCAGACACACCTCACGATCCCGGAGATCGGCGCCCGCCTGTTCGTGTCGCGCAACACAGTGAGCACCGAGGTGGGGTCGATCTACCGCAAGCTGGGCGTCTCCTCGCGCTCTGAGGCCGTCGAATGGGCGACCTCGATCGGCCTGCTCGGCAGCTAGTCACGCGCTGTGGGCACGGTGCCGTGCGGTCAGCCCAACGTGTCCTCCACGTCGAACCCGAGCGCGAGGGCGAGGCTGGGCGCGGCGGCCACCACACGCGGCAGCCCGACGACCGAGGTGATGCCGATGAGCACATCGACGATCTCGTCGGCGTTCGCCCCGGCGTTGACCGCCGCCGTGACGTGCTCCCCGAACGACGGTTCAGCTCCGCCGATGGCGACGAGAGCCGCGAGCCTGGCCAGGGCCAGAGTCTTCGGGTCCAGCGTGCCGAGTTCAGTGACGCTGAACTCCTCTTCGACCACACTGGGCTCGTTGACCGCGAGGCGGCGCAGGCGTTGCGTGTAGTTCGATGTCACATCGTCCTCCCGCGTGTCTCTGCCGAGCAGTGTTGCCTCCTATAGTCGACGCCTTCTCGGCCGAGAACGCGTCATACGGATGGGGTGAACACCGTGCTCTGACCCTCTGGAGCCATCATGTGATCGGGGTGATGCGGCGCTCTGGGCGGCACAATAAGTTCGAGCCGACCGTGAGCCACCGAGTCCACGGCAATCTGAGAGGCGGCACGCACATGAACACGTTCTGGGACTATCTGGTGTGGCTGTTCTGGGTGTACATCACCATCGCGTGCATCTGGATCTTCATCACCGTGATCATCGACATGTTCCGCGATCACACTCTGAGCGGCTGGGCCAAGGCACTCTGGGCACTGTTCCTGGTGTTCCTGCCGTTCCTGGCGACGTTCGTCTATCTGATCGCACGCGGGAAGAGCATGTCGGAGCGCCGCATGGGCGAGGTCCA includes the following:
- a CDS encoding SHOCT domain-containing protein; this encodes MNTFWDYLVWLFWVYITIACIWIFITVIIDMFRDHTLSGWAKALWALFLVFLPFLATFVYLIARGKSMSERRMGEVQQARYQTDEYIRGVASSSPAAEIEKAKQLLDAGAITQAEFDALKAKALTTA
- a CDS encoding carboxymuconolactone decarboxylase family protein yields the protein MTSNYTQRLRRLAVNEPSVVEEEFSVTELGTLDPKTLALARLAALVAIGGAEPSFGEHVTAAVNAGANADEIVDVLIGITSVVGLPRVVAAAPSLALALGFDVEDTLG